GTACGAAGCCTTCGTCGAGGCCTATGCGGCGATCGACGAGAAGGTCGGCTTCGACCCGGGCATCCCCGTCGGCTCGCCGTGGTCGCTGCCCAACCTGGGCTATCCGAGCGCCACCACCCAGCAGCAGCGCACGCATCCGCAGCGCACCATCAAGGACACCCGCGGCGGCCTGCGCTTCAACTTCACCGCCCCGATGCCGGTCATCGACGAGATGGAGTTCAGTCTCGCGAACTACTGGACCTATCTCGACAACCCGATGGTGCAGAGCTACGTCAGCCGCGAGTTCCCGCGCGCCATCGGCGGCTGCCCCAACGGCGGCAACTGTCCGGCGGAAGGCTTCCTCGCCAACACGGTGCAGACCGCGCCGCGGGTGATGATCTCGGGTCTGGCGTCGACCTTCGGCTTCCCCGTCGACTGGGCCCGCGCCATGTTCCTCAGCGGCCAGCCGATCATCCGCTACGAGCTCGCCTATTTCTACGGCGAGCCGCGCAACAGCCAGCAGCAGCTCGATCCGTTCATCTACGCGGTAGGCGGCTGCTCGAAGGGCCGCCTCATCGTCACCCCCGAGGGGCAGGAGCTGTGCACCGGCGGCAAGCGCTACGGCGACTCCTGGAACTTCGTCCTCGGCATCGACACCAACCAGTTCGTCCGCTGGCTGAACCCGAACCAGTCGATCTTCATCACCACGCAGTTCTTCTACAAGCACCTGAACGGCGCCGCGGCGCGCAACCGCGCCGGCCTCGGCCGCCAGGCGCCGCAGGTCTTCAACGGCGAGGTGCTCGCGGTGCCGGCGCTGACCCTGGAGCCGCCGTTCCTGACCTCCGGCGCCGCCCAGCAGGTGCTGGTGCACAATCCGGTCGACCAGTATCTGCAGACGCTGCTGCTCTCGACCTCCTACTTCAGCGGCCAGGTGTCGCCGACCTTCACCCTGGTCTACGACTGGAACGGCGCCTGGGTCGTCCAGCCGGCGGTGGTCCTCAGCCGTGACCCGTTCCGCTTCAGCTTCAGCTACAGCTACCTGACCGCCAACCACCTCTTCGGCGGCTCCGGCGTCAGTCTGCTGCGCGACCGCGACAACGTGCTCTTCCAGCTCGACTACGTCATCTGATGAGGCGATCCGAACGGCCGTTTGCACCCTGATCCGACCGGCGGGTCGCCCCTGCGACCCGCCGGCGCAACGCGGTTCCACAACCGTGGGCAACCAAGTATAGAGGCACAGGTGATTCCCCGACATTCTAGGCTTTTCGTGCTCGCGGCGGTGTGGTGCGCCCTGGCGGCGCCGGCCCGCGGCGAGGAAACCGTCGCGCCCGGCGACATCCGCCAGAACCTGTTCTCCACCTGCTTCTCGTCCGACGAGGACGGCTGGGTGGTGGGCGAGTTGGGCCGCATCTACCACACCACCGACGGGGGCAAGACCTTCTCCCGCTCGGACGCCGGCACCAAAGCGGCGTTCCTCTCGGTCGCCTGCCTGGGCGACGGCTCCGTCATCGTCACCGGCCAGAAGGGGCTGGCGATGCGCAGCCGCGACAAGGGCAAGACGTGGGAGACGCTCGACACCGGCGTGAAGCGCGACCTGCTGAGCGTCCACTTCGCGACGCCGCAGGTGGGCGTCGCGGTCGGCGATTTCGGCACCATGGTGCGCACCGAGGACGGCGGCCAGACCTGGACGAGGATCCCGCTGCCGAGCGACATCGCGCTGCCCGAGGACGTCGCCGAGATCGTCGAACCGGGCGACATCCTGCTCTACGACGTCGACTTCCCGACCCCCGAGCAGGGTTGGGCGGTGGGCGAGTTCGGCGTCATCCTCGCCACCAGCGACGGCGGCAAGACCTGGCACGCGCAGAAGGGACCGGTCGAAACGACGCTGTTCGGCGTCCAGTTCACCGACGCCAGCCACGGCTTCGCCACCGGCATCGAGCAGGTGCTCCTGCGCACCAGTGACGGGGGCGCCACCTGGAAGCAGGTGACGGTGCCGGGCCCCAAGGGATTCGTGCTCGGCCTCTACGACGTGGCGGTGCAGGGCAAGGTCGGCTGGGTCATCGGCGACAGCGGCCTGCTGTTGCGCACCACCGACGGCGGGGAAAGCTGGCAGATGGTCGAGCTGCCGATCAAGCTCGCCGGCAACTGGTTCCGCGGCATCGGCCTGACGCCGAGCACCGCCGGCATCATCGTCGGCAGCGAGGGCCTGATCCTCACCACCCAGGGCGATCAGTACAGAGAGCGCGCGGGTTCGTGATGACGTCCCGAAGCGACCACGTCATCGGAGGTCTCGCATGATTCCGCAGCGTTGGATCGAAGCCTACCTGAAGTTCCTGCTCAAGTTCCGCGGCAGCGTGACGATCGCGATCATCCTGTTCACGGCGCTCTTCTGCTTCTTCCTGACGAAGATGCGCGTGCACACGGACTTCCTCGATTTCTATCCGAAGTACCGCACCTTCGCCGACGCGTTCTCCGAGTGCCGCGAGTCGGGCAAGAGCGGCTTCAGTTGCTTCGTGCCGTCGGTCGTGAAGCCGGGGCCGAACCCGTACATCAAGATCTACACCGACTTCAAACGGATGTTCGGCAGCGCGAACATCCTCTCGGTGATCGTCGAGACCAAGAACGGGGACATCTACAATCCGGAGACGCTGCAGAAGATCGACCGCATCACCAAGAAGGTCACGCTGCTCAAGGGCGTCGTCCCCTACCAGATCCTGTCGATCGCCCACCCGAAGGTGAAGAGCATCACCGCCCGCGAGGGGGCGCTGCAGATCCGCGAGCTCTTCTACCCCGAGGTGCCGAAGACGCAGGAGGACGCCGACCGGGTCAAGTTCGCGGTCTACTCCACCAAGGGCGTGCGCGGCGTGTTCACCTCGCTCGACGACACGGCCGCCGTCGTCCACGCCGGCTTCTGGGAAGAGGCGCTCGATTTCCGCGACCTCTACTCGAGCCTGATGCAGCTCAAGGCGGAGGAGGACGACGCCAACCACACCATCTACATCACCGGCCTGCCCTGGCTGTACACGTCGGTGCTGCAGTACCTGAACCAGTTGCTCTGGATCTTCGGCCTCACCTTCATCACCCTCGCCTTCCTGCTCTACACCTACTTCCGCACCTGGACCGGCATCTGGGTGCCGATCCTCTCCGGCATCCTGTCGAGCGTCTGGGGCCTCGGCTTCGCCGCCGTGCTCGGGTTCAACTTCGACCCGCTGGTGCTGGTGATCCCGATCTTCCTCACGGCCCGCGCGCTCAGCCACTCGGTCCAATCGATGGACCGCTACCACGAGGAGTACTACCGGCTGCACGACAAACAGGAGGCGATCATCGTCTCCTACTCGCACCTCTTCCAGCCGGCGATGTCGGGCATCATCACCGACGGCATCGGCCTGCTGGTGGTCGCCGTGGCGCCGATCCCGCTGATCCAGAAGGTGGCCATCTTCGCCAGCTTCTGGATCGTGTCGATCTTCATCAGCGTCGTCACCCTGCACCCGATCCTGCTGTCGTACATCGACCCTCCGCCGCAGTCGCACGAGAACCCGGCGGCGCGGAAGGTGCCGATGAACATCTGGTGGGCGCGCGTCATCCTGTGGGGGCTGGTCGCCGCCGCCTACGGCGCCACCCACCACGGCCTCGTCCCGAACGCCTTCATCGCCTTCCTCATCATCTCCCCAGGCCTGGCCTGGTACTGGCTGCACTACGGCGATCGCGCCTACGTGGCCTGGTCGCGCTGGACGATCATCGCCACCGAGGGCGCGCGCCGCTGGTACGTGGTGGCGCTCACTATCGCGCTGTTCATCATCTTCCCGATCTGGGGCTGGACGCTGAAGGTCGGCGACATGACCCCGGGCTCGGCGCTGTTGTTCCCGGACCACCCGTACAACGTCGGCTACCACAAGCTGAACGACAAGTTCCTCGGCGCCAGCCAGTTGATCGTCATCGCCGACACCAAGCAGCCGGACGGCATCAAGAACGCCGCGACGTTGAGCGAGATCGAAGAGTTCTCCGACTACATGCAGGGGGCGGAGGGCGCGAGCGGCTCGCTCACCATCATCGACGTCGTGAAGCGACTGGCGCAGCTCTATCACGATGGCGATCCCAAGTGGGGCCTCATCCCCGAGAGCCCGAAGGAGATCGGCCAGCTCTTCTACGTCTTCACCAGCTCGGCGTCGGCCGGCGACCTCGACCGCTTCATGGATCCCTCCGGCCGCTACGGCACCGTGATGACGCTCTTCCGCGGCTACTCGCACGACATCATCGCCAACTCGATCGACTACGGGAAGCGCTTCGGCGCCGGCAAGGACAGCCGGGTCGAGTTCAAGTTCGCCGGCGGCATCTTCGGCATCCTCGCGGCGGTGAACGAGGCGGTCGAGAACTCGTACTGGACCAACCTCACCCTGATCTTCATCCTGGTGTTCATCTGCCTCTACCTCACCTACGGCTCGTTC
The genomic region above belongs to bacterium and contains:
- a CDS encoding MMPL family transporter encodes the protein MIPQRWIEAYLKFLLKFRGSVTIAIILFTALFCFFLTKMRVHTDFLDFYPKYRTFADAFSECRESGKSGFSCFVPSVVKPGPNPYIKIYTDFKRMFGSANILSVIVETKNGDIYNPETLQKIDRITKKVTLLKGVVPYQILSIAHPKVKSITAREGALQIRELFYPEVPKTQEDADRVKFAVYSTKGVRGVFTSLDDTAAVVHAGFWEEALDFRDLYSSLMQLKAEEDDANHTIYITGLPWLYTSVLQYLNQLLWIFGLTFITLAFLLYTYFRTWTGIWVPILSGILSSVWGLGFAAVLGFNFDPLVLVIPIFLTARALSHSVQSMDRYHEEYYRLHDKQEAIIVSYSHLFQPAMSGIITDGIGLLVVAVAPIPLIQKVAIFASFWIVSIFISVVTLHPILLSYIDPPPQSHENPAARKVPMNIWWARVILWGLVAAAYGATHHGLVPNAFIAFLIISPGLAWYWLHYGDRAYVAWSRWTIIATEGARRWYVVALTIALFIIFPIWGWTLKVGDMTPGSALLFPDHPYNVGYHKLNDKFLGASQLIVIADTKQPDGIKNAATLSEIEEFSDYMQGAEGASGSLTIIDVVKRLAQLYHDGDPKWGLIPESPKEIGQLFYVFTSSASAGDLDRFMDPSGRYGTVMTLFRGYSHDIIANSIDYGKRFGAGKDSRVEFKFAGGIFGILAAVNEAVENSYWTNLTLIFILVFICLYLTYGSFVAAGLLMIPVVLSQLASEAMMVWLKIDLNVNSLPIAAAGAGVGVDYGIYHFSRMIDAYDEVGDLDEAVDYATATTGKAIIFTGTTMIAGTGFFYLSDLKFLAEMGLLLTLLMTFNKFGALIVVPALVKVIRPAFLLDRVPRTIMSTEQARAATRSLTTDR